One genomic segment of Bombina bombina isolate aBomBom1 chromosome 4, aBomBom1.pri, whole genome shotgun sequence includes these proteins:
- the LOC128656354 gene encoding leucine-rich repeat-containing protein 15: MKWNLSCVFIFCSFVLPLIHAQCPAECRCLRPGQVDCSGSDVTEIPSSIPQNIRTLQIINTEVTELRDGILQNMTALLILRIEKSELSTIGSNALSNLISLRYLSLSNNKLQKLHSNLFKDLGKLETLILSNNQISRIHSSLLAPLINVKELQLLGNNLQSVPDRAFDQLSGLLKLNLAKNSITNLPAHALDKATKLQTLRLYENQLKGIPVGFLSKLNNLQEIGLYSNQISHLPSDTFSNNPYLQKVFLSSNQITELPKGLFVNLPEVSKLTLYGNAIREIPSDVFGPMPKLRELWLYENQIENLVDNAFSNLSNVQLLILSKNQIHSISTKAFSGLEELLELSLHTNTLTTLDEDVLRNLPKLQNISLQNNKINNLPEGLFTDMSTVMNIQLQNNSLESLPEGIFDSLVHLNEVKLYENPWKCDHDLLPLKKWISQNKNRLGNHSQVVCDNPPFQGMAISELSEEQLTVEISTNFPDTFFTDASSPTIEETLPTSSKDPDLPETNSKSSVTNMGGSASYTSSYELTDAPVERNEETHGQLLGGVVVAIIVLCCVALVSIAIACILYARKKKNHVVLMRMKKQNEA, translated from the coding sequence ATGAAGTGGAATTTATCTTGTGTGTTCATTTTCTGTTCCTTTGTGCTTCCTCTGATTCATGCCCAGTGCCCAGCAGAATGTAGATGCCTGAGACCTGGCCAAGTAGACTGTTCTGGATCAGATGTTACTGAAATTCCAAGTTCTATTCCACAGAACATCAGAACTCTGCAGATAATAAACACAGAAGTCACAGAGCTACGTGATGGCATTTTACAGAACATGACGGCATTACTCATACTGAGGATTGAAAAAAGTGAGCTCTCAACCATAGGATCCAATGCATTATCCAATCTTATTTCACTCCGGTATCTTAGTCTGTCCAATAACAAGCTGCAAAAACTACATAGCAATTTATTTAAGGATTTGGGCAAACTAGAAACCCTTATTTTGTCAAACAATCAGATTAGTCGGATCCATTCTTCCCTGCTTGCGCCACTAATCAATGTAAAAGAACTTCAGCTTTTGGGAAACAATCTGCAGTCTGTTCCAGATCGAGCGTTTGACCAATTGAGTGGTCTTCTTAAACTTAATTTAGCTAAAAACAGCATAACAAATCTACCAGCTCATGCTTTGGATAAAGCTACTAAACTCCAAACCCTAAGACTGTATGAGAATCAGCTCAAAGGCATTCCAGTTGGATTTCTCAGCAAACTTAACAACCTACAGGAAATTGGACTATATAGCAATCAGATCAGCCACTTACCATCTGACACTTTTTCAAACAACCCATATTTACAAAAAGTGTTTTTGTCTAGCAATCAGATAACAGAATTGCCCAAGGGCTTATTTGTAAACTTGCCAGAAGTATCAAAGCTTACATTGTATGGAAATGCAATAAGGGAAATTCCTTCAGATGTATTTGGACCAATGCCAAAGCTTAGGGAGCTATGGCTGTATGAAAATCAAATTGAAAACCTTGTAGACAATGCGTTCAGTAATTTATCCAATGTACAACTGCTGATTCTGAGCAAGAATCAAATTCATTCTATTTCTACTAAAGCTTTCAGTGGATTGGAGGAGCTCCTTGAGCTTTCTCTGCATACAAATACTCTTACCACTCTTGATGAAGATGTTCTCAGAAACCTTCCCAAATTACAGAATATTTCTCTTCAGAATAACAAAATTAATAATCTTCCTGAAGGTCTCTTTACTGACATGAGTACTGTGATGAATATTCAGCTGCAAAATAACTCACTGGAGAGTCTACCAGAAGGAATATTTGATTCACTGGTGCATCTAAATGAGGTTAAACTTTATGAAAATCCATGGAAATGTGACCATGATCTGCTACCTCTTAAAAAATGGATTTCTCAAAATAAGAACCGACTTGGGAACCATAGCCAAGTTGTCTGTGATAACCCTCCTTTCCAGGGAATGGCCATTTCGGAATTAAGTGAGGAACAATTAACAGTTGAGATATCCACCAACTTCCCTGACACCTTTTTCACTGATGCATCCAGCCCCACTATTGAAGAAACACTCCCCACTTCTTCTAAAGATCCTGATCTGCCAGAAACAAATTCAAAGTCTTCGGTGACAAATATGGGAGGAAGTGCGAGTTATACTTCTTCTTATGAACTCACAGATGCTCCTGTTGAAAGAAATGAAGAAACGCATGGACAATTATTAGGTGGTGTTGTGGTTGCTATAATAGTTTTATGCTGTGTGGCACTTGTTTCAATTGCCATTGCCTGCATATTGTACGCCAGGAAAAAGAAAAATCATGTGGTCCTAATGAGGATGAAAAAACAGAATGAAGCATGA